A stretch of Triticum aestivum cultivar Chinese Spring chromosome 1D, IWGSC CS RefSeq v2.1, whole genome shotgun sequence DNA encodes these proteins:
- the LOC123180794 gene encoding thioredoxin-like 2, chloroplastic, with product MAEALLHHLPRRFGASTTASSSPPSHGVLSPAPRADLRVTRLAAAAPPGRPRRLMAHAAVRSEAGEQPKWWEKNAGANMIDIHSTQEFLDALRDAGDRLVIVEFYGTWCGSCRALFPRLCRTATDNPNIVFLKVNFDENKPMCKRLNVKVLPFFHFYRGADGQLEAFSCSLAKFQKLKDAIAVHNTDRCSIGPPVGVGDVLDSSSSQEKPAEAAS from the exons ATGGCCGAggccctcctccaccacctcccccGCCGCTTCGGTgcttccaccaccgcctcctcgtcgccgccctcCCACGGGGTCCTCTCACCCGCCCCGCGCGCCGACCTGCGGGTCACGCGCTTGGCGGCTGCCGCCCCGCCTGGGCGGCCACGCCGGCTCATG GCGCATGCCGCAGTGCGTTCAGAGGCTGGTGAGCAACCTAAATGGTGGGAAAAGAATGCTGGTGCAAATATGATTGACATACACTCCACACAGGAGTTTTTGGATGCACTAAGGGATGCAGGCGACAGGCTTGTTATTGTAGAGTTTTATGGAACTTGGTGTGGTTCTTGCCGGGCACTCTTCCCAAGG CTGTGCAGGACAGCCACGGATAATCCTAATATCGTGTTCCTGAAAGTAAATTTCGATGAAAACAAACCTATGTGTAAACGACTGAATGTGAAGGTCCTCCCTTTCTTCCATTTTTATCGCGGAGCCGATGGGCAACTGGAGGCGTTCTCATGTTCCTTAGCTAAG TTTCAGAAGCTGAAGGATGCCATTGCCGTTCACAACACCGATCGCTGCAGCATTGGTCCACCTGTCGGAGTTGGGGATGTGCTTGATAGCTCGAGCTCCCAGGAGAAACCTGCAGAAGCTGCAAGCTAG